The window GTTCTTGCCTTTGAGACCGAGATCCATTGTTTGGTTTTCCTTTTTTGTTGGTCGCAGCGAGTGTAGCTGTTTCGAGAGACGCCCAAAAGCCTCCACGTCGTCATTGCGAGGAGCTCTTGCGACGAAGCAATCCAGACTGCCACCGCGGAAAGACTCTGGATTGCTTCGCTTCGCTCGCAATGACTGTGTGGAAACAGCGGCCCTCACTCCGGTGCCGCCCCCACCGGCGGGCCGCCGGGCGGGCGGTGCAGGAATGTCAGTGAGACGTAGGCGCCGGCCCAGGAGCCGATCGCCGCGAAAGCCACATAGAAAGCGTTTTCGGTGTAGCTGATCACGGCATAGGAGGAGAGCATGTACCAGACCGCGCTCCAGTTCGCCGCCGGCACGCGCTTGCGCGCGATCACGGCCGAGGTGAACATGACATAGACCGCGTCGGTGGCCGCCGTTGCGATGAACACGGCGCCTGCAGTGAGAGGATCGATGGCGGCCATTGCATGTCCTTGTGTGCTAATGCGATGGTCGCAAACTAAAGGGAGAGAAGGGTCATGCAAAGCCCCACCGAGATTCTCAGTGGCATCTGGACCTCCGCCGGCGGTGACGCGGCCGCGCTCGCCCACGTGCGGCTGACGGGCGAGGAGCCGCAAATCCCGTCTTCGTTTCGCGTCGCAATTGCCGGCCAGACGACGATCGCCGCCGCCGGTCTTGCCGCCGCCGAAATCTCGAGATTGCGCAGCGGCGAGGCACAGGACGTTAGCGTCGACCTGCGCCATGCCGTCGCCGAATGCCGCTCCGAGCGCTATTTGCGCGTCGACGACAAGCCGCCGCCGCCCGCCTGGGACGCCATAGCCGGCGTCTACAGAACCGGCGACAACCGCTTCGTCCGCTGCCACACCAATTTCCCGCATCATCGCGACGCCGTCTGCAAGGTGCTCGGCTGCGAGCCCGAGCGCGAGAAGGTGGAGGCCGCATTGATGCAATGGAAGGGCGAGGATTTCGAGACTGCGGCTTACGCTGCGGGCGGCGTCGTTGCCCTGATGCGCTCCTACGACGAATGGTCGGCGCTGCCGCAGGCCCGCGCGCTTGCCGAATTGCCGCTGGTCTCGATCGAGAAGATTGGCGAGGCCCCGCCGAAGCCGTGGCCGCAACGACCGTCAAAAGGCGATCGCCCGCTCGCAGGCCTGCGCGTGCTCGATCTCTCTCGCGTCATCGCGGGGCCCGTCGCCGGCCGCACGCTCGCCGCGCACGGCGCGGATGTGCTGCTCGTGTCAGGCCCCGCGCTGCCGGCCATTCCGTGGCTGACCATCGACACCGGCCGCGGCAAGCTCACCACCTTCATCGAGCTGAAAAGCAAGGCGGGGAGAGCGCAGATGCGCGCGCTGTTGAAGGACGCCGACATCTTCTCGCAAGGCTATCGCCCGCGCGCGCTTGCCGCTCTCGGCTTTACGCCGGAGGACGCAGCAAAAATCAATCCCGGCATCGTCTACGTGACGCTGTCGGCCTATGGCCATGCCGGTCCCTGGGCGGAACGGCGCGGCTTCGATTCTCTGGTGCAGACCACGACCGGCTTCAACCATGCCGAGGGACAGGCGGCCGGCCTCGATGGACCGAAGGAGTTGCCGGCACAGATGCTCGACCACGCCACCGGCTATCTGATGGCGTTCGGCGCGATGATGGCCAAGGCGCGCCAGGCTCGCGAAGGCGGCAGCTGGCACGTGCGCGTGTCGTTGGCGCAGACCGGGCGCTGGCTGTGGAATCTCGGACGGCTCGAAAATGGCCTGAACACCCCGGATATTACGGGCGAGGCCGTACATGCTGCATTCATCGAGAGCATGCCATCTGGCTTCGGCACGTTGAAGGCGGTGCGCCATTCAGCGCTGCTGTCGAAGACGCCGGCGCAATGGAGCCGTCCGGCGATGCCGCTCGGCAGTCATCCGGCAGAGTGGCCGGTGACAAGCTGACGTGAAGCTGACGTGTCGCAAATTTTTAACGCAAACCGAAAGGCGCCCGGCGTTTTTTAGGTTGTTTGAAATCACAATTCGGCACTATTAGCGCGACCGATGACGCCGGCATCCGCTGGTATCATCGCAGACATGACCGGGCCCCATGGTAGTTGAAAATACCAAGCGATTGCAGGTGCTTACAAAACAACGGGTAATTACATCCGTAGTTTTACTAGCTCTTGCCGGTGCCGGGGCCTACGGCTTCCTCCATGCGGGAGCGAAGGAGAAGAACCACTCCGAGATCTCCAGCCAGTCGCGCAGGAATGCGCAGAACTTCACGCCGACGCCGTCGGAATGGGCAACGCTGACGATCGAGCCGGTCAAGGCCAAGACCTTCCGCGCCGAGTATGTCACCGAGGGTAAGGTCGCAGTCGACGAGGACCGTTCGACGCCGGTGTTCTCGCCCTATGCGGGCCGGGTGACCAAGCTGCTCGCCAAGCCCGGCGAGGTGCTGAAGCAAGGTCAACCGCTGTTCACGATCGAGGCCGCCGACACCGTGCAGGCCCAGAACGATTTCATTGCGGCGATGAGTTCGCAGAACAAGGCGAAGTCGGCGATCGATCTTGCCGACATCCAGTTCAAGCGCGCCAAGGACCTCTACGAGGGCCACGCCATCCCGCTGAAGGACTATCAGCAGGCGGAAGCGACCCAGGTTCAGGCGCAGAATGACATGCGCTCATCGGCGACGGCGCTCGAAGCCGCGCGCAACAAGCTGCGTATCCTCGGCTTCACCGACGAGACCATCAAGGCGTTCCAGGACAAGGGCGTCATCAATCCGGAGGTCACGATCTATTCGCCGATCGCGGGCACGGTCGTGCAGCGTAAGATCGGTCCCGGCCAGTACGTCAATTCCGGCGCCAGCGATCCGGTCTTCGTGGTGGGCGACCTCTCCACGGTCTGGCTCACCGCCTTCGTGCGCGAGAGCGATGCGGCTGCCGTGTGCGTCGGGCAGGACATCAGCGTCAACGTGATGGCGCTGCCGGGCCGCCCCTTGACTGCCAAGGTCAACTACGTCGCCGCCGCGATCGATCCGAACACCCGCCGCTTGTTGGTCCGCGCCACCATCGACAACAAGGACGGTCTGCTCAAGCCGGAGATGTTCGCCAACGTCACGATCTATTCGTTCGGCGACCGCGCCGCGCCGGCGGTACCGAAGCAGGCCTTGATCTACGAAGCCGACAAGGTCCGCCTCTGGGTCGCACGCGAGGACAAGTCGGTCGAGCTGCGCGAGATCAAGATCGGTCTCATCAATGGCAATCTCGTCGAGGTCACCAGCAATCTGAAGCCCGGCGAGCAGGTTGTCACCAAAGGCAGCCTGTTCATCGACCGCGCGGCGTCCGGCAGCTGATCGACGGGCCGGGAAAAAGACAAGCTGAAGACCTGAATGGATCGCCTCGTCGCCCTTGCCGTCAACCGGCGCTTCCTGATGGTCGGGATGTTCGTCGCCGTGCTCATCGGCGGCCTGATCGCGTTCAACCAGCTCAACATCGAGGCTTATCCGGATCCGACCCCGCCGATGGTCGACATCGTGACGCAGAGTCCGGGCCTGTCGGCGGAGGAGATCGAGCGCTACATCACGATTCCGATCGAGACCCAGGTTGCGGGTCTGAAGAACGTGACGACCATTCGCACCATCTCGCTCTACGGTCTCTCCGACGTCAAACTGCAGTTCTCCTTCGCCTACACCTATGACGAGGCGTTGCAGCAGGTCTTGAACCGCCTGGCGCAGCTCGCGCCGCTGCCCGGCAACGTGCAGCCGCAGATCTCGCCGCTCAGCCCGATTGGCGAAATCTTTCGCTACCGTCTCGTCGGTCCGCCGAACTACAGCGTGCTCGACCTCAAGACCATCCAGGACTGGATCCTCCAGCGGCGCTTCCGTGCCGTGCCCGGCGTGATCGACGTCACCGGGTGGGGCGGCAAGAGCAAGACCTACGAGCTCCAGGTCGACTTCAACAAGCTGGTCGCCAACGGCCTGACGCTGCCGCAATTGCTCCAGGCGGTCGGCAATTCCAACGTCAATGTCGGCGGCAACACCGTCAATATCGGTCAGCAATCGGCCGTGGTGCGCGGCGTCGGCCTGATCCGCTCGATCGACGACCTCGCCAACACCATGGTCTCGCAGACCAACGGCAATCCGGTGCTGGTCAAGGACGTCGCCACCGTCACCGTCGGCCAGAAGCCACGTCTCGGCATTGCCGGCCTCGATGAGGCCGACGACATCGTGCAGGGCATCGTGCTGATGCGCCGGGGCGAGCAGAGCTCGCCAACCATCAAGCGCGTCCACCAGCTCGTTCAAACCATCAACGAGTCCAGCATCCTGCCACCCGGCGTGCGCATCGAGCGCATCTACGACCGCGGCGACCTGATCGAACTCACCACCCACACCGTGCTGCACAACATGGTGGTCGGCATTCTCTTGATCGTGCTGCTGCAGTGGATCTTTCTCGGCGATCTCCGCAGTGCGCTGATCGTCGGCGCCACCATTCCGTTCGCGCTGTTCTTCGCGGTGATCATCCTGGTGCTGCGCGGGGAATCGGCAAACCTGCTGTCGGTCGGCGCGATCGATTTCGGCCTGATCGTCGATGCCACCGTCATCATGGTGGAGGCGATCTTCCGGCGCCTGACTCAGACGACGCCGATGTCGGAGTCCGAGCAGATGTCGTCCGAGACGCTGTTCGGCATGAAAAGCCACGCCATCCTCAGCGCGGCGGCCGATGTCTCCCGTTCGATCTTCTTCGCCGCGGCGATCATCATCGCGGCCTTCCTGCCGCTGTTCACGCTCTCCGGCGTCGAGGGCAACATCTTCGGGCCAATGGCGCGCACCTATGCCTACGCGCTGGCCGGTGGACTGCTTGCGACCTTCACCGTCACCCCGGCGCTGTCCGCGATCATCCTGCCCGCGCATGTCAGGGAGACCGAGACCAAGGTGATGCTGATCCTGCATCGGATCTACATGCCGGTGCTGCATTGGGCGGTCGCCAACCGCGGCATCATGCTCGGTGGCGCGTTCGGCCTCGTGCTGATGACGGTTGCGCTCAGCCGCTTGCTTGGCCTCGAATTCCTGCCGAAGCTGGAGGAGGGCAATCTCTGGATCCGCGCCACGCTGCCGCCGACCATCTCGCTCCAGGAAGGCAACTCCTACGTCAACGAGATGCGCAAGGTGATCCGCGCGCGGCCTGAAGTGGAATCCGTGGTGTCGCAGCACGGCCGCCCCGATGACGGCACCGACGCCGCCGGCTTCTTCAACGCCGAGTTCTTCGCGCCGCTCAAGCCCGCCAGCCAATGGCCCGGCACCCGCGACAAGGAAGAGCTGACCGCGCAACTGCTCAAGCAGCTTGACGATCGCTTCCCGGGCGTCGAGTTCAACTTCTCGCAATATCTCCAGGACAACGTCTCCGAAGCCGTCTCCGGGGTGAAGGGCGAGAACTCGATCAAGCTGTTCGGCAGCGATCTCCAGGCGCTGACCGACACCGCCAACAAGATCAAGTCGGTGCTGTCAACCGTGCAGGGCGTCACCGATCTTGCGGTGTTCACCTCGCTCGGGCAGCCGACCATCCAGATCGACATCAACCGTGCCAAGGCGGCGCGCTACGGCCTCGCGCCGGGCGACATCAACGCCACCATCAAGGTCGCGATCGGCGGCGACACCGCGGGAGACATCTACGAGGCGGGAAGCGACCGCCACTTCCCGATCATCGTTCGTCTTGCGCCGGAATTCCGCAGGAGCGCCGAGGCGATCCAGAATTTGCGGATCGGCGCGCCCGGACCGAACGGCACCGTCACGCAGATTCCCCTGAGCGAGGTCGCCACCATCAGCCTCGTCTCGGGTGCCGCCTACATTTATCGCGAGCAGCAGGAACGCTATCTGCCTATCAAATTCTCGGTGCGTGAACGCGACCTCGGCAGCGCGATTCGCGAGGCGCAGCAGAAGATCGCCGATCAGGTGCAGCTGCCGCCCGGCGCGCACATGGACTGGGTCGGCGAATTCGGCAATCTCCAGGACGCGATCCGGCGATTGTCGATCGTGGTGCCGATCTCGCTCGCGCTGATCGGCGTCCTGCTCTGGTTCAATTTCGGCTCGATGACCGACACGCTGCTCGCCATGAGCGTGATCCCGATGGCGATCTTCGGCGGCGTGCTCGGTCTCTTGATCACCGGCACCGCCTTCAGTGTCTCGGCAGCGATCGGCTTCATCGCGCTGTTCGGCATCGCCGTGATGGACGGCATCATCATCCTGTCGCAGTTCAACCAGCTCATCGAAGAGGGCATGGACCGCGTGAGCGCGGTGATACGCACCGGCGAATTGCAGCTTCGGCCGGTGCTGATGACCTGCGTCGTCGCCGGCATCGGCCTGTTGCCGGCCGCGCTGTCGGAAGGCATCGGCTCGCAGGTGCAGAAGCCGCTCGCGGTGGTCGTGGTAACAGGCATGATGCTGGCGCCGATCGTGATCCTGGTGACGCTGCCGGTCCTGATCTCCTTCTTCTCCCGCCGCGCACGCTGACGTCAAAACCCGTACAGTCGCGCCGGGTTATCGACCAGGATATTTTTGCGCACATCCGCATCCGGCGCCCACACCGGAAGCTGGTTGAGCAGGCGGCCGTCGTCGATCTGGTAGAGCGGCGCGATGTCGGTGGCTTTGCGTCCCTCGACACGGCTCGAATCCGGATGCGGCCAGTCCGTGCCCCAGACGATGCGGTCCGCATTCGCCGCGATCAGCGCGCGGGCATACGGCGCCATGTCCTGATAGTCGGGCGCGAGCTTCGAGGAGCGATAGGCGCCGGAAATCTTGACATAGGCCTTGCCGGATTTCACCAGCGCGACCAGATCGGCAAATCCCGGCTGCTCCAGTCCAAGCGAAGCCTCGAGGCCGCCGAAATGGTCGAATACAACGGGTACCGGCGCCGTCTCGACGAGGTCCTTGATTGCCGAGATCATGGGGAGCGTGGTGTAAAGTTGCACGTGCCAGCCGCGCGCCTTCATGCGCTCGACTGCGGCGGTGAAGCGCGGTCGGCCGACATTGGGGTCGTTGACGCCGCCGGTCGCAAGATTGAGGCGGACACCGCGAAAGCCGTCTGCTTGCATCGCGTCGAGCTGGGCCTCGGTCGTTTTGTCGTCGATCACGGCCACCCCGCGCGCGGCCGCGCCGCGCGCCTTCATGCCGAACAGGGTGGAGGAATTATCGGTGCCGTAGACGCTCGGCGTCACGATCACAACGCGCTCGATATGCAGCGCCTTGTGCAGCGCGGCCATTTCTTCGGGGCTCGCTGGCTCCGGCGTGTAAACGCGGCCCGCGAAGAACGGAAATTTTTCGACATCGCCATGGATGTGGGTGTGACAGTCGCAGGCATGCGCCGGGACGTCGAAATTGACAGGCGTCGCGGGCTGCGCGGCACGTGCGTGGGCTTTGTTGGACATGGCAACTCCGGCGGCAAGGGAGGCAAGCAGGACGCTGCGTCGGCTGAGCATGGTTTCTCTCCCTGTTTTTATCATTTGGCAGTGGCGTCGTGACAATATCACATCAGCCCGGCAGCCGCTGCGCTTCGCTGCATAGCTGCTCGACGAGGTCCGCAAGCGGGCGTGAGCCGTCGACGCGCACGACCGGGCAGGGCAGCTTCGCGAGCCACGCCTCATCTTTTGCGAGACTACGGCCGTCGCGATCCCCGGCTTCGTAGTGCGAGGCCCAGTCGACGAACGACTCCGCCTCCTCATGACGCCAGCCGCCCTGTGCCACGGCATCCGCTCCGAAATGCGTAGCCTCGCGGTCACGCAGGCGCTGCAAGCGAAGCTCGCGCGGCGTCGTCACAAAGACGACGAGATCGAAGAATGGGACGAGCTCGTCGCCCCAGCCGGTGACGGTTCCGCTCAGCACCCAATCGAGCCGCGGCAGAAACATCTCGCGCATCAGCCGCAAACGTTCGGCGGTAGGGCGTGTGGTCTGGTAGGGCGGCGCGGTCGGCAGCCAGAAATAATCATCGCTGTCGTGATGCGGCAGCGCAAGCCGGCCGGCGAGCGCGCGGCCGATCGTCGTCACGCCGGAGCCGGAGGCTCCCATCAGATGGATGCGGCGGCTTTTCATCGGCACCAAGCCAGACGATTTGAAACTACTGCCCGGACGGCGTGCGCAGGCCGTGCCAGGCGTCGCGGACCTGCTGGTAGTGCACCTCGGGCAGATAGTCCGGCGTGTTCAGGCTCAAGGTCTTGACGTCGAGATGGCCGACGGCGCTGAGCAGCGTGTAGGAGGCGATCACGCGGTCGCGATTGGCGCCGATGAGGCGGGCCTTGGCCTGAATCAAGTCGGCCTGCGAGTTCAGCACGTCCACGGTCGTGCGCTGTCCGCCGGCGGCCTCGCGCTGCACGCCCTGGAGCGCGACGGTCGCCGCCTTCACTTCGGACTCCGAGGCCGAGACCGCGATCTTGGCGCCTTCATGGACAACCCACGCGCTGACCGCCGCCGTGCGCGCCTGATTGCGCACCTGGTCGAGCACGAGCCGGCTCTGCGCGGTGATCTCCTTGGCCTGCCGGGTCTGCGCCGCGGCCTGGCCGCCGTCGTAGATCGGGGCGGTGACATTGGCGACGATCGAGGCCTGGTCTTCGGCGAAGGTGCCGAGCGTCGGGTCGTTGTTGCGGCTCTTGCTGGCGCTGCCCTGGATGCTGGCGCTCGGCAGCAGCGCGCCTTCGGCGACGCGGATGTTGGTCGAAGCGACATCGACGTCGAAGCCCGCCGCCATCACCGCCGGGTGCTGGCGGATCGCCATCGTCAGCGCGTCTTCGCGGCTCTTCGGCAGATAGCGGTCGACCACGTCGGCAGCGCGAAGCTGCGACGGCGCATTGCCGATCACCTGCGCGTAGATCGACTGGCTCACCGCCAGGGCGACTTCCGCGGCGTTGAGATCGGAGAGCCCGCGGTTAAGCCGCGCCTCGGCCTGGGCGCTGTCGGTCGGCGTGACGTCGCCGGCGTTGAGGCGCCGCTGGGTGACCGAAAGCGTTTCGCGCAGGAAGGCGACGTTGGAGCGCTGCGCCTCGACCAACGACTGGTTGGCGAGCACGTTGGTGTAGGCGGTGACCGCGTCGAGCAGCACGCCCTGGCCG of the Bradyrhizobium sp. WSM1417 genome contains:
- a CDS encoding CoA transferase, with protein sequence MQSPTEILSGIWTSAGGDAAALAHVRLTGEEPQIPSSFRVAIAGQTTIAAAGLAAAEISRLRSGEAQDVSVDLRHAVAECRSERYLRVDDKPPPPAWDAIAGVYRTGDNRFVRCHTNFPHHRDAVCKVLGCEPEREKVEAALMQWKGEDFETAAYAAGGVVALMRSYDEWSALPQARALAELPLVSIEKIGEAPPKPWPQRPSKGDRPLAGLRVLDLSRVIAGPVAGRTLAAHGADVLLVSGPALPAIPWLTIDTGRGKLTTFIELKSKAGRAQMRALLKDADIFSQGYRPRALAALGFTPEDAAKINPGIVYVTLSAYGHAGPWAERRGFDSLVQTTTGFNHAEGQAAGLDGPKELPAQMLDHATGYLMAFGAMMAKARQAREGGSWHVRVSLAQTGRWLWNLGRLENGLNTPDITGEAVHAAFIESMPSGFGTLKAVRHSALLSKTPAQWSRPAMPLGSHPAEWPVTS
- a CDS encoding efflux RND transporter periplasmic adaptor subunit, translated to MVVENTKRLQVLTKQRVITSVVLLALAGAGAYGFLHAGAKEKNHSEISSQSRRNAQNFTPTPSEWATLTIEPVKAKTFRAEYVTEGKVAVDEDRSTPVFSPYAGRVTKLLAKPGEVLKQGQPLFTIEAADTVQAQNDFIAAMSSQNKAKSAIDLADIQFKRAKDLYEGHAIPLKDYQQAEATQVQAQNDMRSSATALEAARNKLRILGFTDETIKAFQDKGVINPEVTIYSPIAGTVVQRKIGPGQYVNSGASDPVFVVGDLSTVWLTAFVRESDAAAVCVGQDISVNVMALPGRPLTAKVNYVAAAIDPNTRRLLVRATIDNKDGLLKPEMFANVTIYSFGDRAAPAVPKQALIYEADKVRLWVAREDKSVELREIKIGLINGNLVEVTSNLKPGEQVVTKGSLFIDRAASGS
- a CDS encoding efflux RND transporter permease subunit, whose protein sequence is MDRLVALAVNRRFLMVGMFVAVLIGGLIAFNQLNIEAYPDPTPPMVDIVTQSPGLSAEEIERYITIPIETQVAGLKNVTTIRTISLYGLSDVKLQFSFAYTYDEALQQVLNRLAQLAPLPGNVQPQISPLSPIGEIFRYRLVGPPNYSVLDLKTIQDWILQRRFRAVPGVIDVTGWGGKSKTYELQVDFNKLVANGLTLPQLLQAVGNSNVNVGGNTVNIGQQSAVVRGVGLIRSIDDLANTMVSQTNGNPVLVKDVATVTVGQKPRLGIAGLDEADDIVQGIVLMRRGEQSSPTIKRVHQLVQTINESSILPPGVRIERIYDRGDLIELTTHTVLHNMVVGILLIVLLQWIFLGDLRSALIVGATIPFALFFAVIILVLRGESANLLSVGAIDFGLIVDATVIMVEAIFRRLTQTTPMSESEQMSSETLFGMKSHAILSAAADVSRSIFFAAAIIIAAFLPLFTLSGVEGNIFGPMARTYAYALAGGLLATFTVTPALSAIILPAHVRETETKVMLILHRIYMPVLHWAVANRGIMLGGAFGLVLMTVALSRLLGLEFLPKLEEGNLWIRATLPPTISLQEGNSYVNEMRKVIRARPEVESVVSQHGRPDDGTDAAGFFNAEFFAPLKPASQWPGTRDKEELTAQLLKQLDDRFPGVEFNFSQYLQDNVSEAVSGVKGENSIKLFGSDLQALTDTANKIKSVLSTVQGVTDLAVFTSLGQPTIQIDINRAKAARYGLAPGDINATIKVAIGGDTAGDIYEAGSDRHFPIIVRLAPEFRRSAEAIQNLRIGAPGPNGTVTQIPLSEVATISLVSGAAYIYREQQERYLPIKFSVRERDLGSAIREAQQKIADQVQLPPGAHMDWVGEFGNLQDAIRRLSIVVPISLALIGVLLWFNFGSMTDTLLAMSVIPMAIFGGVLGLLITGTAFSVSAAIGFIALFGIAVMDGIIILSQFNQLIEEGMDRVSAVIRTGELQLRPVLMTCVVAGIGLLPAALSEGIGSQVQKPLAVVVVTGMMLAPIVILVTLPVLISFFSRRAR
- a CDS encoding amidohydrolase family protein, which encodes MLSRRSVLLASLAAGVAMSNKAHARAAQPATPVNFDVPAHACDCHTHIHGDVEKFPFFAGRVYTPEPASPEEMAALHKALHIERVVIVTPSVYGTDNSSTLFGMKARGAAARGVAVIDDKTTEAQLDAMQADGFRGVRLNLATGGVNDPNVGRPRFTAAVERMKARGWHVQLYTTLPMISAIKDLVETAPVPVVFDHFGGLEASLGLEQPGFADLVALVKSGKAYVKISGAYRSSKLAPDYQDMAPYARALIAANADRIVWGTDWPHPDSSRVEGRKATDIAPLYQIDDGRLLNQLPVWAPDADVRKNILVDNPARLYGF
- a CDS encoding TolC family outer membrane protein, whose product is MTRHRSGVAPVLATWTTLALCCALPSAARAEALPEALAKAYQTNPQLNAERARQRATDENVPQALAGYRPQIVASLSAGLQSVRNLLPNNTIQTANLKPWIIGVTVTQTLFNGFRTANNVRSAELQVQSGREALRNVGQGVLLDAVTAYTNVLANQSLVEAQRSNVAFLRETLSVTQRRLNAGDVTPTDSAQAEARLNRGLSDLNAAEVALAVSQSIYAQVIGNAPSQLRAADVVDRYLPKSREDALTMAIRQHPAVMAAGFDVDVASTNIRVAEGALLPSASIQGSASKSRNNDPTLGTFAEDQASIVANVTAPIYDGGQAAAQTRQAKEITAQSRLVLDQVRNQARTAAVSAWVVHEGAKIAVSASESEVKAATVALQGVQREAAGGQRTTVDVLNSQADLIQAKARLIGANRDRVIASYTLLSAVGHLDVKTLSLNTPDYLPEVHYQQVRDAWHGLRTPSGQ